In one Mucilaginibacter ginsenosidivorax genomic region, the following are encoded:
- a CDS encoding AraC family transcriptional regulator, with product MKSKKLKDAESSIPYLTDLISFYKHVNAKPPLHADFDVRELDPEVMKSYDFVAKPFRHSFYCITLFMQGNAQLNGGFWKTNLSRPALYFKTPSQVVSWSKPERWLQEYFIVFTDAFLRANPILAELIFDMPFFHLEKAIPFEIDSQEVDLLSGIYRQVLIEYHSSNQDKFSLITSYVHTLLLHVRRLYNKYSENDRELIDHISDREHLLIDNFRKLIRKSITNGTFNEYRKPLQYFAKELSTHPNHLNAVIKRQKQKTAIAFLHEQICMEAQSMLNQTDQTIKQIAFMLGFSDSSHFGNFFKKQTGKTPATYREQNV from the coding sequence ATGAAAAGCAAAAAATTAAAAGACGCCGAGTCAAGTATACCATATCTAACCGATTTGATAAGCTTTTACAAACATGTCAATGCAAAGCCACCGCTGCATGCTGATTTTGATGTTAGGGAACTTGATCCGGAGGTAATGAAATCTTACGATTTTGTAGCTAAGCCGTTTCGGCATTCTTTCTACTGCATTACTCTTTTCATGCAAGGAAACGCACAATTAAACGGAGGCTTTTGGAAAACAAACCTAAGTCGCCCGGCGTTGTACTTTAAAACACCTTCGCAGGTCGTATCTTGGTCAAAACCTGAACGTTGGCTGCAAGAATATTTCATCGTTTTTACAGATGCGTTTTTACGGGCCAATCCAATTCTTGCTGAGTTAATTTTTGACATGCCTTTTTTCCATCTCGAAAAGGCAATACCTTTTGAAATAGACTCGCAAGAAGTTGATTTACTATCAGGTATTTATCGACAGGTACTAATAGAGTATCATTCATCTAACCAAGATAAATTTTCCCTTATTACGTCGTACGTGCATACACTGTTACTTCATGTGCGCAGGCTCTACAACAAATATTCGGAAAACGACAGAGAGCTTATAGACCATATCTCAGACCGCGAACATTTGTTGATAGATAACTTCCGTAAACTGATAAGAAAAAGTATTACAAATGGAACCTTCAATGAATATCGGAAACCACTACAGTATTTTGCGAAAGAGCTATCTACACATCCTAATCACCTGAATGCCGTGATTAAACGGCAAAAACAAAAAACTGCAATTGCTTTCCTGCATGAGCAAATTTGCATGGAAGCACAATCAATGCTGAACCAGACAGATCAAACCATTAAGCAGATCGCTTTTATGCTCGGGTTTTCCGATTCTTCGCATTTTGGTAATTTTTTTAAAAAGCAAACTGGTAAGACTCCTGCAACATACCGCGAGCAAAATGTTTAG
- a CDS encoding hybrid sensor histidine kinase/response regulator transcription factor, which translates to MFLRKTKVLIWLFAVTLLACDLHAQQAQLKFSYLTVDNGLSHTDAKDIKQDGRGFIWVATLFGLDRYDGYAIKRFYNSSDSSSNGFNNRIRNICIQNDARFWLGTDNGIACFNPVKAKFMKIKFGPNTPNLDSCNRLQMVRSNIIAGIFRGKLRIFRINDSLLSEIHLLTPAKVRFTDMVSVKNHNLWLSSSKGIWILSSKLQTKQINLAKTELNSIRYTGISSNRDDQLILISNSRCYSINLPQKDLLQDTNALGISNSFNTPNEAIISDVLQDKKDNYWVSTDKGLFYLNRDLSLKNLITNKSYTNSINTNYIDKLFIDRTDCLWLCTYGGGVNFCDLNGKAFLTFKHNPESTNTLSGDHIRAVLEDSTGKVWIGTNESGLNGYDLPTKKFTQYAATNGAIKLRSNEITSLALDKAQNLWVGTNNGIDVLSKARDRILHLPGSEKFPTHIIDALSVDCFGNIWFGGAVDGFGCIYRDDRGFYHVRNLYQGIGLCILADDHLPQLTVSSAKGLNRLIIDKTGTVLEKYQYEVKNDDRLHSLSSNYTYPIRKQNDSTYWIGTIGGGLNRITLKGRNLFSIRWYGKSSGVFNDVEAIELDNKGNIWMGGNGLEKFNPATSDLTRFDKNDGLQGNSFKVGASFKGKDGRLYFGGIDGLNYFYPDSIKLNRIHPSPQLTDIVINRNFTNEAGYNPDNDLNTTVTFAKEITLDHDQNYFAISFSSMHFANALKCSYRYKLDGFDNEWRYTDGKNPTASYTNLDYKKYNFVVEATNSDGIWGKSAASLLIMISPPWWETGIAKAVYFLCFLSGLIGIYVYQGRFYRLKSEIALSDAERKNQEQIHHHKEEFFQQQLQFFTNISHEFRTPLTLIMGPLENLINKNDHSELRQSYNLMYRNAKRLVNLIAELMNFRKVAESVIRLHVENIPISRFINETAEEFRELATNKKINFIVKNAVAEDTSNWLDLHIIEKILFNLLNNSFKYTPEGGEVTLEIFFDLQYFEPLYSTSFSLLSEYRAEKYVFFRIADNGIGISEESISQIFDRFYKISGSHLGSGVGLALVKSLTLLHKGDIFVYSARCKGTEFIIGLPWGEINYSASEKKSNFNEQSENYLEKIEVNTSTPHFIDGAKPGNEFESFTKNTAAMSILIAEDNEELRFYLKNILVQYYNVYEAEDGKAGLSLANSIMPDLIISDVMMPNMNGVEFCKLIKQNFETSHIPFMLLTAKDALESKIEGLESGADHYFSKPFSTQLLLLSINNIFEQRNKLRLRYKKDYYADASELVATEKDKEFIDKLLSIIEANIREPDLDVDFLCKKLFTSRTKLYQKIQGLTGQSVGEFIRTIRLKKAAYIMTHEDVPLNEVVDRIGLISNSYFSRAFKKEFGLSPSHFLQSLKK; encoded by the coding sequence ATGTTTCTCCGGAAAACCAAAGTTCTTATCTGGCTGTTTGCTGTCACCTTGCTGGCATGTGACTTACATGCACAGCAGGCCCAACTGAAATTCTCATATTTGACAGTTGATAACGGCCTATCGCATACGGATGCAAAAGACATTAAACAAGACGGGCGCGGGTTTATTTGGGTAGCTACATTATTTGGCTTAGACAGGTATGATGGTTACGCCATTAAGCGATTCTATAACAGCAGCGACTCATCGAGCAATGGGTTCAATAACAGGATTCGAAATATCTGCATCCAAAATGATGCGAGATTCTGGCTAGGCACTGATAATGGAATAGCCTGCTTTAACCCAGTTAAGGCTAAGTTTATGAAAATCAAATTCGGGCCTAATACGCCTAACCTGGATAGCTGCAACCGTTTACAGATGGTCCGGAGTAATATTATTGCCGGAATTTTTCGAGGTAAGTTAAGAATCTTTAGAATAAACGACTCTTTACTTTCCGAAATTCATCTTTTGACGCCGGCGAAGGTTAGATTTACCGATATGGTTTCTGTTAAAAATCATAACCTTTGGTTATCGAGCAGTAAAGGGATTTGGATATTATCCAGCAAGTTACAGACCAAACAAATAAATCTCGCAAAAACTGAATTAAATAGTATTCGTTATACCGGAATAAGTTCCAACCGGGATGATCAACTGATCCTAATCTCCAATTCTAGATGTTATTCCATAAACCTACCCCAAAAAGATCTTTTGCAGGACACCAACGCTTTGGGCATATCGAATTCTTTTAACACTCCGAACGAGGCTATTATTTCCGATGTATTACAAGATAAAAAAGACAATTATTGGGTGAGTACAGATAAAGGCTTATTTTATTTGAACCGCGATTTAAGCCTAAAAAATCTGATCACCAATAAAAGTTATACCAATAGTATCAATACTAATTACATCGATAAATTATTTATCGACCGAACCGATTGTCTTTGGTTGTGCACCTATGGAGGGGGGGTGAATTTTTGTGATCTGAACGGGAAAGCTTTTCTTACTTTCAAACATAACCCGGAATCTACCAACACACTGTCTGGGGATCACATTCGTGCTGTTTTAGAAGATAGTACCGGCAAAGTTTGGATAGGAACAAACGAAAGCGGCTTAAACGGTTATGATTTACCGACAAAAAAGTTTACTCAGTATGCAGCAACCAATGGGGCAATTAAACTAAGAAGCAATGAAATTACCTCGCTGGCGTTGGACAAAGCACAAAACTTATGGGTCGGAACCAACAATGGCATCGATGTCCTTTCTAAAGCAAGGGATAGAATTCTACACCTGCCGGGTTCTGAAAAATTTCCTACACATATCATTGATGCCCTTTCGGTTGACTGCTTCGGTAATATTTGGTTTGGCGGGGCTGTTGATGGTTTTGGATGTATTTACCGTGACGATAGGGGTTTTTATCACGTAAGAAATCTTTATCAGGGAATTGGCCTCTGCATTCTAGCGGACGACCATTTACCTCAGCTCACTGTTTCCAGCGCAAAAGGCTTGAACCGGCTAATAATCGACAAGACAGGAACGGTTCTTGAAAAATATCAGTATGAAGTAAAAAATGATGATCGATTACACTCGTTAAGCTCGAACTATACTTACCCCATAAGAAAACAAAACGATAGCACTTACTGGATTGGCACCATTGGAGGTGGCCTTAATCGTATAACCCTAAAAGGCAGAAACCTTTTTTCAATCAGATGGTATGGGAAAAGCTCGGGGGTATTTAACGACGTTGAGGCAATAGAGTTAGACAACAAAGGGAATATTTGGATGGGTGGAAACGGTCTGGAAAAATTCAATCCCGCTACATCTGATTTAACCCGTTTTGATAAAAATGATGGTTTGCAGGGTAACAGTTTCAAGGTAGGCGCGTCGTTCAAGGGCAAAGACGGACGCTTATATTTTGGCGGCATAGATGGCCTTAATTATTTCTATCCTGACAGTATAAAACTAAACAGAATTCATCCGTCTCCCCAGCTGACGGATATTGTCATTAACCGAAATTTTACAAATGAGGCAGGCTATAACCCTGATAATGATCTGAACACAACAGTGACATTTGCAAAAGAAATTACCCTTGACCATGACCAAAACTACTTTGCAATTTCTTTTTCGTCCATGCACTTCGCCAATGCTCTTAAATGTTCATATCGATATAAGCTGGACGGTTTCGATAATGAATGGCGATATACTGATGGAAAGAACCCCACCGCCTCATATACTAACCTGGACTATAAAAAGTACAATTTTGTCGTTGAAGCGACTAACAGTGACGGTATCTGGGGTAAGTCTGCTGCCTCGCTTTTAATTATGATTTCCCCTCCGTGGTGGGAAACGGGTATTGCAAAAGCGGTATATTTTTTATGTTTTCTTTCAGGGCTAATCGGCATTTATGTCTACCAGGGCAGATTCTACAGATTGAAAAGTGAAATAGCCCTTAGCGACGCCGAGCGAAAAAATCAAGAACAGATTCATCATCACAAAGAAGAGTTTTTCCAACAACAGCTTCAGTTTTTTACAAATATTTCTCACGAATTCAGGACACCCTTAACATTGATAATGGGACCTCTGGAAAACCTGATTAATAAGAATGATCATTCAGAGTTACGTCAGTCGTATAACTTGATGTACCGGAATGCGAAGCGCTTGGTCAATTTAATAGCCGAACTAATGAATTTCCGTAAAGTTGCAGAAAGTGTTATTCGGTTACATGTTGAAAATATCCCTATTTCCCGCTTTATCAATGAAACGGCAGAAGAGTTCCGTGAGTTGGCCACTAACAAAAAGATCAACTTTATTGTAAAAAACGCTGTTGCAGAGGATACTTCAAACTGGTTAGATCTTCATATCATCGAGAAGATTCTTTTCAATCTGTTAAACAATTCCTTCAAGTATACTCCTGAAGGCGGTGAAGTGACCCTTGAGATTTTTTTTGATCTACAGTATTTCGAGCCATTATATAGTACGAGCTTCAGTTTATTGAGCGAATACCGCGCTGAGAAATATGTGTTCTTTCGCATTGCCGATAACGGAATTGGTATTTCAGAAGAATCTATCAGCCAAATTTTTGACCGATTTTATAAAATTAGTGGCAGTCACCTGGGTTCTGGAGTCGGCTTGGCATTGGTCAAAAGTCTTACACTCTTACACAAAGGTGACATTTTTGTTTACAGCGCCCGATGTAAGGGAACAGAGTTTATAATAGGCTTGCCCTGGGGAGAAATCAATTACAGCGCCTCGGAGAAGAAATCGAATTTCAACGAGCAATCAGAAAACTACCTGGAGAAAATTGAAGTTAATACATCGACTCCTCATTTCATTGACGGTGCTAAACCTGGCAATGAATTTGAATCATTTACAAAAAATACTGCCGCTATGAGCATTCTTATTGCCGAAGATAATGAGGAGTTAAGGTTTTATCTCAAGAATATTCTGGTTCAGTACTACAATGTATACGAGGCCGAAGATGGCAAAGCTGGACTTTCGCTGGCCAACTCAATCATGCCAGATTTGATCATCAGCGATGTGATGATGCCAAACATGAACGGAGTTGAATTTTGTAAGTTAATCAAGCAAAATTTCGAAACCAGCCATATACCATTTATGCTGTTGACAGCCAAAGATGCTCTTGAATCCAAAATAGAAGGCCTGGAGTCGGGGGCCGACCACTATTTTTCCAAGCCCTTCAGTACCCAATTGCTCTTACTGTCCATCAATAACATATTTGAGCAGCGAAATAAGCTCAGACTGAGATATAAAAAAGATTATTACGCAGATGCCTCTGAGCTGGTAGCTACGGAAAAGGACAAAGAGTTTATAGATAAATTATTGTCGATAATAGAGGCCAATATCCGGGAGCCGGATCTGGACGTGGATTTCCTGTGCAAGAAATTATTCACCAGCCGCACAAAACTCTACCAGAAGATTCAGGGATTGACCGGACAATCAGTTGGCGAATTTATCAGGACCATCCGGCTAAAGAAGGCGGCTTATATCATGACGCATGAGGATGTGCCATTGAATGAAGTAGTTGACCGTATCGGACTCATCAGCAATTCCTATTTTTCGCGAGCGTTCAAAAAAGAATTTGGCCTTTCGCCTTCTCACTTTCTGCAATCGCTTAAGAAATAG
- a CDS encoding SusC/RagA family TonB-linked outer membrane protein, whose amino-acid sequence MRKLLHVLDGGPPLKRGRQKMISSKKFIVALWTILIAVTIITRATAQTGNVAGTVRDENGQTLPGVTVSIKGTAIGTNTDNAGHFVLNKVQHDAVLVFSFVGYSNQEIHLNGKTTISISLFPMDKKLNEVIVVGYGTQKKSDVTGSVSGISPKDYKDQPVNRLDQVLQGRVSGVQVSNNSGAPGGDVTIRIRGSNSILGNNNPLYVIDGYVGADFNTLNPDDIESIQVLKDASGTALYGSRGANGVVLVTTKKGDANKIQIGFSSALSSSAVIKKFPMLNAYDFANTVNERDIATNVKPTFTAAQLSAFKANGGTNWQDLIYKRAFGQQYDLSLTGGNASTNYFISTNYLNQQGTVVNSGYKKYALRSNINSKVSDKLTVRFYITGDRRENLNTNISGKNSPEEQAIAWAPTTPARDASGNFTATDPVGSIFQNPLALAYDQTNKDLNTHANIIAGANYHFTKDLSLDELGGIDYLNYQNQNYVGQSINAGVATAGRQSIESTNLQTTTALNYNHDFKGRHHLDATGVFEVQRNTANGFSAAASGLTFPNLTFYNLSLASNFSTNANYAQSTIVSLIGRVNYSYADKYLLTAAIRRDGSSKFQGNNQESIFPSVAVGWKISSEDFIKNLNLFNELKLRASWGKTGSQAISPYATLATYLSDNYNAGSSFTSSSITPGIVLGNAANPSLKWETTKQKDIGIDAGILEGRINISADYYIKNTSNLLLALPLPAYAGGGTIISNVGSVRNTGVDLSLNATAIRTTKFSWTTTFNVSFLKNRVENIGDQPQIFPVGNVGSGLSPQPEFVVKPGYSLGSYWGVTYLGTWKPDQVAEAAKFGAKPGDSRYLTASGSTSPVYGIIGNGLPKQSLGWNNTFTYKNLSMNVFVESLLGFDKLDYTYAASITANSDAREATNPDILKRYKPGVNESSNIPAFSTTNSNLFVSSRFMEKGDFVRVKNVNLSYTFPKKTIKNVYLKVFVGAINLFTITKYKGIDPEAANSTSGSDVSQGIDYGTYPNSKIFNAGLNLKF is encoded by the coding sequence ATGAGAAAACTATTACATGTACTTGACGGCGGCCCGCCGTTGAAGCGAGGGCGGCAGAAAATGATAAGCAGTAAAAAGTTTATTGTCGCCTTATGGACAATCTTAATTGCGGTTACTATTATCACAAGAGCTACTGCTCAGACCGGAAATGTGGCAGGCACGGTGAGAGACGAAAACGGACAAACACTCCCTGGGGTTACTGTATCGATCAAGGGAACTGCTATTGGAACTAATACGGATAATGCAGGACACTTCGTCCTTAACAAAGTTCAGCATGACGCAGTACTGGTGTTCTCTTTCGTCGGCTATTCCAATCAAGAAATCCATTTAAATGGAAAAACTACCATTAGTATTTCCCTCTTCCCTATGGATAAGAAACTCAATGAAGTCATTGTTGTCGGTTACGGCACGCAAAAGAAAAGCGATGTTACCGGCTCGGTTTCAGGTATCAGCCCGAAAGACTATAAAGACCAGCCAGTGAACCGCCTTGACCAAGTTTTGCAGGGCAGAGTATCTGGTGTTCAAGTTTCTAATAATTCAGGAGCTCCAGGCGGGGACGTTACCATACGCATAAGAGGGTCTAACTCAATCCTCGGTAACAACAATCCACTTTATGTTATTGACGGTTACGTAGGTGCTGATTTCAATACATTAAATCCGGACGATATCGAGTCTATCCAGGTGTTAAAGGATGCGTCAGGAACAGCACTATACGGAAGCCGTGGTGCCAACGGTGTTGTGCTTGTTACGACAAAAAAAGGAGATGCCAATAAAATACAAATAGGTTTTTCTTCAGCATTGTCAAGTTCTGCCGTTATTAAAAAGTTCCCTATGCTAAATGCCTATGATTTTGCTAATACGGTCAATGAAAGGGACATCGCAACGAATGTGAAACCAACCTTCACGGCAGCCCAACTGAGTGCCTTTAAGGCAAACGGCGGAACCAACTGGCAGGACTTGATTTATAAGCGAGCATTCGGACAACAGTACGATTTGTCTCTCACAGGAGGGAATGCTTCGACAAATTATTTTATTTCGACGAATTATTTGAATCAACAAGGCACCGTTGTTAATTCGGGCTATAAAAAATATGCGCTCAGATCCAATATCAATTCAAAAGTTTCGGACAAATTAACCGTGCGTTTTTATATCACAGGTGACCGTCGGGAGAACCTAAATACTAACATATCCGGCAAAAATTCTCCTGAAGAACAAGCGATAGCCTGGGCACCAACAACACCAGCAAGAGATGCCTCCGGTAATTTTACAGCTACTGATCCCGTAGGCTCGATATTTCAAAACCCACTGGCATTGGCTTACGATCAAACCAATAAAGATTTGAATACACATGCCAACATCATTGCAGGTGCCAATTACCATTTCACTAAAGATTTGTCACTAGATGAATTAGGAGGCATTGATTATTTAAATTATCAAAATCAAAACTATGTTGGCCAAAGTATCAATGCTGGTGTAGCGACCGCCGGGCGTCAATCGATAGAGAGCACGAATCTCCAGACAACAACTGCTTTAAATTACAACCACGATTTCAAAGGCCGTCATCATTTGGATGCCACAGGCGTATTTGAAGTGCAGCGCAACACAGCCAATGGTTTTAGCGCAGCGGCAAGCGGGCTTACATTTCCAAATCTTACCTTCTACAATCTTTCATTAGCCTCCAATTTCTCTACCAATGCTAACTATGCTCAGTCAACTATTGTGTCTTTGATTGGGCGGGTTAACTATTCGTATGCAGACAAATATTTACTAACGGCTGCTATAAGGCGTGACGGCTCATCTAAGTTTCAAGGCAACAATCAGGAAAGTATATTCCCTTCTGTAGCCGTTGGATGGAAAATTTCTAGCGAAGATTTTATCAAAAATTTAAATTTATTTAACGAATTGAAGTTAAGGGCAAGCTGGGGAAAAACCGGAAGTCAGGCTATTTCGCCCTATGCAACATTAGCCACGTATCTTAGTGATAATTACAATGCAGGTTCGAGTTTTACCTCTAGCTCGATCACCCCTGGTATCGTGCTCGGGAATGCGGCCAACCCGAGCCTTAAATGGGAAACGACCAAACAAAAAGACATCGGCATCGATGCCGGTATTCTCGAAGGGCGTATAAATATCAGTGCCGATTATTATATTAAGAATACCTCTAATCTTCTGCTTGCCCTGCCATTACCTGCTTATGCCGGCGGTGGTACCATAATCAGTAATGTGGGAAGCGTTCGAAACACAGGGGTGGACCTCAGTTTAAATGCAACGGCGATCCGAACTACAAAGTTCAGCTGGACAACTACTTTCAACGTTTCTTTTTTGAAGAACCGAGTTGAAAACATCGGTGACCAACCTCAGATATTTCCAGTTGGAAATGTTGGGTCCGGACTTTCACCTCAACCTGAATTCGTTGTCAAACCCGGATATTCCCTTGGCTCTTATTGGGGAGTTACTTACTTAGGAACCTGGAAACCCGACCAGGTGGCTGAAGCAGCGAAGTTTGGGGCAAAACCAGGTGACTCAAGGTATCTTACAGCCTCGGGGTCTACATCTCCTGTTTACGGCATTATTGGGAATGGTCTGCCAAAGCAGTCGCTGGGTTGGAATAATACATTTACCTACAAAAACCTGTCAATGAACGTGTTTGTAGAGTCGCTGCTTGGTTTCGATAAACTTGACTATACCTATGCTGCGTCTATAACCGCCAACTCCGATGCTCGTGAGGCAACCAACCCTGACATTTTGAAACGCTATAAACCAGGTGTTAACGAGTCATCAAATATTCCAGCGTTCAGTACTACCAACAGTAATTTATTTGTATCATCCAGGTTCATGGAAAAAGGCGACTTCGTTAGGGTCAAAAACGTAAACCTTTCGTATACCTTCCCAAAAAAGACAATTAAGAATGTCTATTTGAAAGTCTTCGTGGGAGCCATAAATCTGTTTACAATCACCAAATATAAGGGCATTGATCCAGAGGCCGCCAATTCGACATCTGGCAGCGACGTATCACAAGGTATAGATTACGGAACATATCCCAACTCCAAAATATTTAATGCCGGCCTTAACTTGAAATTTTAA
- a CDS encoding RagB/SusD family nutrient uptake outer membrane protein, protein MKRFSIFITTLFLLLSCKKSLQENPLGQVAGGNALNTVGGLQAALVGAYRPMQMNFVEGFTFSSTIGVLMGSDEFTTHPASNKASFREYDQFNVQGTNGNSFAIWSGCYKAIQGANNIINNYQITQGDQAIIKQILGEAYFLRAFNYYWLVRLWGNIPLLTSEQYSASLLKIKSSPPADVYALIEKDLSSAKDLMADKPLQTGRASKGAALSLLADVYMTEGGWPINNQSKYALAAQTAKQVIDNKVNYGFDLVPDLKGLWTNLATGTASQEEVFTLHACGSCDWNHANSIFGNSCMPSDEGGWDDFFPELTFFNNFPAGLRKDVTFHTTIVLPGGGTEPWQNDAVKHPYYAKYRLPDNALIWQTSGTTPLMRYAQVLLIYAEAQARSESSANSQAYSCINSIRTRAGLPNLSGLSNSDFINATIKERSWEFAGEFCHWFDIVRLQTLSQIIATRDPAEIPIIGTPKYTLPLPTNDLNLNPGL, encoded by the coding sequence ATGAAAAGATTTTCGATATTTATAACCACACTATTCCTGCTGCTGAGCTGCAAAAAATCGCTGCAGGAAAATCCCCTCGGACAAGTCGCGGGCGGTAACGCTTTAAACACGGTTGGCGGGTTACAGGCAGCTCTTGTTGGAGCATACAGGCCAATGCAAATGAATTTCGTCGAGGGTTTCACCTTTTCCTCAACCATTGGCGTACTCATGGGCTCAGATGAATTTACGACGCATCCCGCGAGTAATAAGGCCAGCTTCAGAGAATATGACCAGTTTAATGTACAAGGTACTAATGGGAACTCCTTTGCTATTTGGTCCGGTTGTTATAAGGCGATACAGGGGGCAAATAACATCATTAATAATTATCAAATTACACAGGGAGACCAGGCTATTATTAAACAAATTCTGGGCGAAGCGTACTTCCTCCGGGCTTTCAATTATTATTGGCTGGTTAGGCTTTGGGGCAACATACCGTTGCTGACTTCTGAGCAGTATTCAGCTTCTTTATTAAAGATCAAGTCCAGTCCCCCGGCAGATGTATATGCGCTCATAGAAAAAGATTTGTCATCGGCAAAAGATTTGATGGCTGACAAGCCACTGCAAACAGGACGGGCTTCAAAAGGTGCCGCCTTGTCGCTATTGGCCGATGTTTATATGACTGAAGGCGGCTGGCCGATCAATAACCAAAGTAAATATGCCTTAGCAGCACAAACAGCCAAACAGGTAATTGATAATAAAGTAAATTATGGCTTCGATTTGGTACCAGATCTTAAAGGTCTCTGGACCAATTTAGCGACCGGAACGGCAAGCCAGGAAGAGGTGTTCACACTTCATGCCTGTGGGTCGTGCGACTGGAACCATGCCAATTCAATTTTTGGCAATTCTTGTATGCCGTCAGATGAAGGCGGATGGGACGATTTTTTTCCTGAACTTACCTTTTTTAATAATTTCCCGGCAGGCTTAAGAAAAGATGTCACTTTCCACACTACGATTGTACTTCCGGGTGGTGGGACTGAGCCATGGCAAAATGATGCAGTAAAACATCCCTACTATGCAAAATATAGGCTTCCGGACAATGCCCTTATTTGGCAGACAAGCGGAACTACACCTTTAATGCGATATGCGCAGGTACTTTTGATCTACGCTGAAGCACAGGCAAGGAGTGAATCAAGTGCTAATAGCCAGGCATATAGTTGTATCAATTCAATCCGCACACGAGCCGGGTTGCCAAATTTGTCGGGACTCTCAAATTCCGATTTTATTAACGCAACAATTAAGGAGCGTTCATGGGAGTTTGCAGGAGAATTTTGCCATTGGTTCGATATTGTTCGCCTGCAGACACTTTCCCAGATAATCGCTACCAGGGATCCGGCAGAAATTCCAATTATCGGAACACCAAAATATACTTTACCGCTCCCAACAAATGATCTGAATTTGAACCCAGGCCTTTAA
- a CDS encoding glycoside hydrolase family 43 protein produces MLELLLKSGITLPNLPNSKSIHANMKIKTNSSFFTILFFAVFFLPTDTVYAQAKPDSLFFLESKWKDDQGNTINAHGAGILDYHNKYYLYGEIKKGKTTLVPGQNWLDYRVPAGGISCYSSSDLIHWKYEGVVLSPVTDDPQSNIDTSRVIERPKVIYNSKTKTFVMWMHLDKNDYSFAHVGVATSDKPTGPFTLKSSFLPNGNESRDMTLFKDSNERAYLIYSSENNSTMHVCQLSEDYLTTTKADKRIFVGLNREAPAMFKFRSQYYLITSGTTGWSPNQALCARTSNPLGKWSLIGNPCYGAKSETTYDSQGTFVLPLGKGKYLFMADRWNMTDLEKSGYVWLPMLVDGNSVKIKWKN; encoded by the coding sequence ATGTTAGAGCTGCTACTTAAATCCGGCATAACATTGCCCAATCTTCCGAATTCTAAAAGTATACATGCTAATATGAAAATAAAGACTAATTCCAGTTTTTTTACTATTCTATTTTTTGCCGTTTTTTTTCTACCGACAGACACGGTGTACGCACAAGCTAAACCGGATAGTTTATTTTTTTTGGAAAGTAAATGGAAAGATGATCAGGGAAATACAATCAACGCACATGGGGCAGGGATATTGGATTATCACAATAAATATTACCTATATGGTGAAATCAAAAAGGGGAAAACAACATTGGTCCCTGGTCAAAACTGGTTGGATTACAGAGTGCCGGCTGGCGGGATTTCCTGTTATTCTTCTTCTGATTTAATACATTGGAAATATGAAGGCGTGGTATTGTCACCTGTAACAGATGATCCTCAAAGCAATATTGATACAAGCAGGGTTATTGAACGGCCTAAAGTGATTTACAATAGCAAAACCAAAACATTTGTAATGTGGATGCACCTTGACAAAAATGATTATAGCTTTGCTCATGTTGGTGTTGCAACAAGTGATAAGCCAACGGGCCCGTTTACTTTAAAAAGTAGTTTTCTTCCCAATGGCAATGAGTCAAGGGATATGACACTTTTTAAAGACTCCAACGAACGTGCTTATCTTATCTATAGTTCCGAGAATAATTCTACAATGCATGTTTGCCAGCTAAGTGAGGATTATTTGACAACTACCAAGGCAGATAAAAGGATATTTGTTGGTTTGAACCGCGAAGCTCCTGCGATGTTTAAATTCCGTTCACAGTATTACCTGATCACCTCCGGGACAACCGGCTGGTCCCCTAATCAAGCCTTATGTGCCAGGACGAGCAATCCTTTAGGGAAATGGAGCCTAATTGGCAATCCTTGCTACGGAGCTAAGTCTGAAACTACTTATGATTCTCAGGGTACCTTCGTTTTGCCTTTAGGAAAGGGAAAATATCTTTTTATGGCAGATCGTTGGAATATGACTGACCTGGAAAAGTCCGGGTACGTTTGGTTGCCCATGTTAGTTGATGGAAATTCAGTAAAAATCAAATGGAAGAATTAG